One Leucobacter muris DNA segment encodes these proteins:
- a CDS encoding phosphatidate cytidylyltransferase produces MTGSDRRDELRSALESKRAQLEATNARIEARAGRNLFFAVLSGLVFAGVFLASLLLVKQVFVLLVAVIVAVALIELAAAFRVAGRRVPRVGVVLGGLVVVSGAYFWGAEGMLLGLFAGSALLTVWRLVEGLVPAWETPPRTLVRDVFSGLFTLVYVAFLASFAVLLVDVDGGEWWVFALVLVVVSVDVGAYAAGVTLGKHKMTPRISPNKTWEGFAGAAVVAAAAGVGVSVFALQQPWWVGILLGLVVLLTATMGDLTESLIKRNLGVKDMSSWIPGHGGFLDRLDSLLPSAVGVYGVALALGVV; encoded by the coding sequence ATGACCGGTTCTGACAGGCGCGACGAACTGCGCAGCGCACTCGAGAGCAAGCGCGCGCAGCTCGAGGCGACGAATGCCAGGATCGAGGCCCGGGCCGGGCGCAATCTGTTCTTCGCGGTGCTCTCGGGCCTCGTGTTCGCGGGGGTCTTCCTCGCGAGCCTGCTGCTCGTGAAGCAGGTCTTCGTGCTGCTCGTCGCGGTGATCGTGGCGGTGGCCCTCATTGAGCTGGCCGCCGCATTCCGCGTCGCGGGGCGGCGGGTGCCGCGCGTCGGCGTGGTGCTCGGCGGGCTGGTCGTGGTGAGCGGCGCCTACTTCTGGGGCGCCGAGGGAATGCTGCTCGGCCTGTTCGCGGGTTCGGCGCTGCTCACCGTGTGGCGGCTCGTCGAGGGCCTGGTGCCCGCCTGGGAGACCCCGCCGCGTACCCTGGTGCGCGACGTGTTCTCGGGGCTCTTCACGCTGGTCTACGTCGCCTTCCTCGCATCGTTCGCGGTGCTGCTCGTCGACGTCGACGGCGGCGAGTGGTGGGTGTTCGCGCTCGTGCTCGTGGTGGTCTCGGTCGACGTCGGCGCGTATGCGGCGGGCGTCACCCTGGGCAAGCACAAGATGACGCCGAGGATCAGCCCCAACAAGACTTGGGAGGGCTTTGCGGGCGCGGCGGTCGTCGCGGCCGCGGCCGGCGTCGGCGTCTCGGTGTTCGCGCTGCAGCAGCCGTGGTGGGTGGGGATCCTGCTCGGTCTGGTGGTGCTGCTGACGGCGACGATGGGCGATCTCACGGAGTCGCTCATCAAACGCAATCTGGGAGTGAAAGACATGAGTTCGTGGATTCCCGGTCACGGCGGCTTCCTCGACCGCCTCGACTCGCTGCTGCCGTCGGCGGTCGGAGTCTACGGCGTGGCGCTGGCGCTGGGGGTGGTGTGA
- a CDS encoding aggregation-promoting factor C-terminal-like domain-containing protein has protein sequence MSRWSRFKVPVAVLAVAGIFGGAVVAPLAMPSAPADAESMAFQERIHQEFTPNVSAEADLVYTEVPVEISQDEQRRVKAEEEAAAAAKKAAEESAAPQAAGAPPKYTGGGSPAEWMAAAGIAESDWGYVDYIASKESGWNPNATNASSGACGLIQANPCSKVPGSGYDPVDNLRWANGYAVSRYGSWAAAYGFWTSNHWW, from the coding sequence ATGTCGCGCTGGTCCCGTTTCAAAGTTCCGGTCGCGGTGCTCGCGGTCGCCGGAATCTTCGGTGGAGCGGTGGTCGCCCCGCTCGCCATGCCGAGCGCGCCCGCCGATGCCGAGTCGATGGCGTTCCAGGAGCGGATCCATCAGGAGTTCACCCCCAACGTCTCCGCCGAGGCCGACCTGGTCTACACCGAGGTGCCGGTCGAGATCTCTCAGGACGAGCAGCGACGCGTCAAGGCCGAGGAAGAGGCCGCCGCTGCGGCGAAGAAGGCCGCTGAGGAGTCGGCGGCCCCGCAGGCCGCGGGCGCCCCGCCCAAGTACACGGGCGGGGGATCGCCCGCCGAGTGGATGGCCGCCGCCGGTATCGCCGAGAGCGACTGGGGCTACGTCGACTACATCGCCTCGAAGGAGAGCGGCTGGAACCCGAACGCGACCAACGCCAGTTCGGGTGCGTGCGGTCTGATCCAGGCGAACCCCTGCAGCAAGGTGCCCGGCAGCGGCTACGACCCGGTCGACAACCTGCGCTGGGCGAACGGCTACGCCGTGAGTCGCTACGGAAGCTGGGCGGCCGCCTACGGGTTCTGGACCTCGAACCACTGGTGGTGA
- a CDS encoding DivIVA domain-containing protein → MTEPSQQQKRSVRKNGPVHSSFPVASGSQLGYQPEQVDAFLDRARATYEGAGEGSMTAEEVRRTAFGLKRGGYASRYVDAAMDRLEEVFFERERRARVRAEGEEAWWEETRQLLSEVRGRMQRPRGKRFRRRGVFATGYRRSQVDAFLDRIFEMFERRELGLSPAEVRDVVFHSQWRGYDEDQVDALLDAVVELILATR, encoded by the coding sequence ATGACAGAGCCCTCTCAGCAGCAGAAGCGCTCGGTCCGCAAGAATGGTCCGGTGCACTCCTCCTTCCCCGTCGCCTCAGGTTCCCAGCTCGGCTACCAACCCGAACAGGTCGACGCCTTCCTCGATCGCGCCCGAGCCACATACGAAGGGGCGGGCGAGGGTTCGATGACCGCGGAGGAGGTGCGCCGCACGGCGTTCGGGCTGAAGCGCGGCGGGTACGCCTCGCGGTACGTCGACGCAGCGATGGATCGCCTCGAGGAGGTCTTCTTCGAGCGCGAGCGGCGAGCTCGCGTGCGCGCCGAGGGCGAGGAGGCGTGGTGGGAGGAGACCCGCCAGCTGCTCTCCGAGGTGCGCGGCCGCATGCAGCGGCCCCGCGGGAAGCGCTTTCGGAGGCGCGGCGTCTTCGCCACCGGGTACCGGCGTTCGCAGGTGGACGCCTTCCTGGATCGGATCTTCGAGATGTTCGAGCGGCGTGAGCTCGGCCTCTCGCCGGCCGAGGTGCGCGACGTCGTGTTCCACTCGCAGTGGCGGGGATACGACGAGGATCAGGTGGACGCGCTGCTCGACGCGGTGGTCGAGCTGATCCTCGCGACGCGGTGA
- a CDS encoding cysteine desulfurase family protein, with translation MRAYLDHAATSPMPREVLAAYTDALRVVGNPASTHGHGQRASELLEQARERIARALGCDTAELILTGGGTESINLALKGIYWARRASLGPDAVILVAEGEHHATIEAAEWLRDFQGARLRWLPIDADGVLRPAVLEAAIAQEGAENVALVSFLWANNEVGAVQPVAELCRIAASAGLPAHVDAVSALGQLPIDFAAAGAAAVSVSAHKIGGPVGVGALVLGRRIAAEPLLHGGTQQRARSGTQDVAGAVGFAAALDLAVDPDGRPEPVRAARLRALRDRLVAGVRAADPSAVLRGPEPWAAEGAAATGPGRDAALEPVDQPVRVPGNAHFTFPGCQGDSLVFLLDAAGVSVSVGSACRAGVAEISHVLLAMGISEAEAAGALRFTLGPDTRDDEVDALLAALPAALERARAAGLA, from the coding sequence GTGCGAGCCTACCTGGACCACGCGGCGACCTCGCCGATGCCGCGCGAGGTGCTCGCCGCTTACACCGACGCGCTGCGCGTCGTCGGCAACCCGGCTTCCACCCACGGGCACGGGCAACGGGCGAGCGAGCTGCTCGAGCAGGCGCGCGAGCGCATCGCCCGCGCGCTCGGCTGCGACACCGCAGAGCTGATCCTCACCGGCGGCGGCACCGAGTCGATCAACCTCGCCCTCAAGGGCATCTACTGGGCGCGCCGCGCCTCGCTCGGGCCCGACGCCGTGATCCTCGTCGCCGAGGGGGAGCACCACGCGACGATCGAGGCCGCCGAGTGGCTGCGCGACTTCCAGGGCGCACGCCTGCGATGGCTGCCCATCGATGCCGACGGGGTGCTGCGCCCCGCCGTGCTCGAGGCCGCGATCGCGCAGGAGGGCGCCGAGAACGTCGCACTCGTCTCGTTCCTGTGGGCGAACAACGAGGTCGGGGCCGTGCAGCCGGTCGCCGAGCTGTGCCGGATCGCCGCGAGCGCGGGGCTTCCCGCGCACGTCGACGCCGTGTCGGCCCTGGGGCAGCTGCCCATCGATTTCGCGGCGGCCGGGGCGGCCGCGGTGTCGGTCTCCGCGCACAAGATCGGCGGGCCCGTCGGCGTCGGCGCCCTCGTGCTGGGACGGAGGATCGCGGCCGAGCCGCTGCTGCACGGCGGCACCCAGCAGCGGGCGCGATCCGGCACCCAGGACGTCGCGGGCGCCGTCGGTTTCGCCGCCGCCCTCGACCTCGCCGTCGATCCCGACGGGCGCCCCGAGCCGGTTCGTGCCGCTCGGCTCCGCGCGCTGCGCGACCGCCTCGTGGCGGGCGTGCGCGCGGCCGACCCGAGCGCCGTGCTGCGCGGCCCGGAGCCGTGGGCTGCCGAGGGGGCGGCCGCGACGGGCCCGGGCAGGGACGCGGCGCTCGAACCCGTCGACCAACCGGTGCGGGTGCCGGGGAACGCGCACTTCACCTTCCCGGGCTGTCAGGGCGACTCGCTCGTGTTCCTGCTCGACGCGGCGGGGGTCTCGGTCTCGGTCGGTTCGGCGTGCCGGGCCGGCGTCGCCGAGATCTCGCACGTGCTGCTCGCGATGGGGATATCCGAGGCCGAAGCGGCCGGCGCCCTGCGCTTCACGCTCGGCCCCGACACCCGTGACGACGAGGTCGACGCGCTGCTCGCCGCCCTGCCCGCCGCGCTCGAGCGCGCCCGCGCCGCGGGACTCGCCTGA
- the pyrH gene encoding UMP kinase has protein sequence MTETARKRRVLLKLSGEAFGGGTLGVNPDVVSQIAREIAAAMDDAEVAVVVGGGNFFRGAELSQRGMDRARADYMGMLGTVMNALALQDFLEQAGVSSRVQSAITMTQVAETYIPLRAIRHLEKGRVVIFGAGAGLPYFSTDTVAAQRALEIHADEVLVAKNGVDGVYTADPNQDPNATLIDEITYNDALVRGLKVVDSTAFSLCMDNGMPMRVFGMEPAGNVTEAIRGEQLGTLVHR, from the coding sequence GAGACCGCACGCAAGCGTCGAGTGCTGTTGAAGCTTTCGGGGGAGGCCTTCGGCGGAGGCACGCTGGGCGTGAACCCCGACGTGGTCAGCCAGATCGCCCGCGAGATCGCGGCGGCCATGGACGACGCCGAGGTCGCGGTCGTGGTCGGAGGCGGCAACTTCTTCCGCGGCGCCGAGCTCTCGCAGCGCGGCATGGACCGTGCTCGCGCCGACTACATGGGCATGCTCGGCACCGTGATGAACGCCCTCGCTCTGCAGGACTTCCTCGAGCAGGCCGGTGTCTCGAGCCGCGTGCAGTCGGCCATCACCATGACCCAGGTCGCTGAGACCTACATCCCGCTGCGCGCGATCCGGCACCTCGAGAAGGGCCGCGTCGTGATCTTCGGCGCCGGGGCGGGCCTGCCGTACTTCTCGACCGACACCGTGGCCGCGCAGCGCGCGCTCGAGATCCACGCCGACGAGGTGCTGGTCGCGAAGAACGGCGTCGACGGCGTCTACACCGCCGACCCGAACCAGGATCCGAACGCGACCCTCATCGACGAGATCACGTACAACGACGCGCTCGTGCGGGGCCTGAAGGTGGTCGACTCGACGGCGTTCAGCCTGTGCATGGACAACGGCATGCCGATGCGCGTCTTCGGTATGGAGCCGGCCGGCAACGTCACCGAGGCGATCCGCGGCGAGCAGCTCGGCACCCTGGTGCACCGCTAA
- a CDS encoding ribonuclease H family protein, translated as MTLTAAADGSALGNPGPAGWAWVVDGEQWRAGGWPRATNNQGELMAVLDLLHATAERAHEPLHVLCDSQYVINSVTQWMPGWKRRGWRKADGKPVLNRELLEQLDTALAGRDVRFEWVKGHAGHPLNEAADQRARAVALAFQAGIEPDHGPGLAGATTPSPEVDVTAPTAPPTLF; from the coding sequence GTGACTCTCACCGCAGCAGCCGACGGATCGGCCCTCGGCAACCCCGGCCCCGCCGGCTGGGCATGGGTGGTCGACGGCGAGCAGTGGCGCGCCGGCGGATGGCCGCGCGCCACCAACAACCAGGGCGAGCTCATGGCCGTGCTCGACCTGCTGCACGCCACCGCCGAGCGGGCGCACGAGCCCCTGCACGTGCTGTGCGACAGCCAGTACGTCATCAACTCCGTGACGCAGTGGATGCCCGGCTGGAAGCGCCGGGGCTGGCGCAAGGCCGACGGCAAGCCCGTGCTCAATCGCGAGCTGCTCGAACAGCTCGACACGGCCCTCGCGGGTCGCGACGTACGGTTCGAGTGGGTGAAGGGCCACGCCGGGCATCCGCTCAACGAGGCGGCGGATCAGCGCGCCCGCGCGGTGGCCCTGGCCTTCCAGGCCGGCATCGAGCCCGATCACGGGCCGGGTCTCGCCGGAGCCACGACGCCGAGCCCCGAGGTCGACGTCACCGCGCCGACCGCTCCCCCGACGCTCTTCTAG
- a CDS encoding tetratricopeptide repeat protein yields the protein MTQQMPARLPGGGVDLSHLAARGQAGPGGQPGAPTADQAQGTGQTVDVPSLVLDVTDETFEQIAQLSSVVPVVFDLWAEWCQPCKTLSPVIEKITREFDGRVLLAKVDVDSNPGLAQAFQAQSIPTVVALVGGRPVPLFQGAVPEAQVREFFTQLVQLAEQHGVTGRVSAPDQGDADAQGAPAAPAEPEIPEAHRAAVEAAERGDYAAAVSEWEAVLVKAPADAEARAALVQMKLLQRLQGVTADEIRSAAAADVSDVAAQMRVADLDISGGHVEDAFLRLLDLFAASTDADDRAAIRERLLELFEVVGIADPRVLAARGRLANLLY from the coding sequence ATGACGCAGCAGATGCCCGCGCGCCTTCCCGGCGGAGGAGTCGATCTGAGCCACCTCGCGGCTCGCGGCCAGGCCGGCCCCGGCGGCCAGCCCGGCGCGCCGACCGCAGACCAGGCCCAGGGAACCGGGCAGACGGTCGACGTGCCCTCGCTCGTGCTCGACGTCACCGACGAGACCTTCGAGCAGATCGCGCAGCTCTCGTCGGTGGTGCCCGTGGTCTTCGACCTGTGGGCGGAGTGGTGCCAGCCCTGCAAGACCCTCAGCCCCGTCATCGAGAAGATCACGCGCGAGTTCGACGGCCGCGTGCTGCTCGCGAAGGTCGACGTCGACTCGAATCCCGGCCTCGCGCAGGCGTTCCAGGCGCAGTCGATCCCCACCGTCGTCGCGCTCGTCGGCGGCCGGCCGGTGCCCCTCTTCCAGGGGGCCGTACCCGAGGCGCAGGTGCGGGAGTTCTTCACCCAGCTCGTGCAGCTCGCCGAGCAGCACGGCGTGACGGGTCGCGTGAGCGCTCCGGATCAGGGCGACGCCGACGCGCAGGGCGCGCCCGCCGCCCCCGCCGAGCCCGAGATCCCAGAGGCGCACCGCGCCGCCGTCGAGGCCGCCGAACGCGGCGACTACGCCGCCGCGGTCTCGGAGTGGGAGGCGGTGCTCGTGAAGGCACCGGCCGACGCGGAGGCCCGCGCCGCGCTCGTGCAGATGAAGCTGCTGCAGCGCCTGCAGGGCGTCACCGCCGACGAGATCCGCAGCGCCGCCGCGGCCGACGTGAGCGACGTCGCAGCGCAGATGCGCGTCGCCGACCTCGACATCTCGGGCGGGCACGTCGAAGACGCCTTCCTGCGGCTGCTCGATCTTTTCGCCGCGAGCACCGACGCCGACGACCGCGCCGCGATCCGTGAGCGCCTGCTCGAGCTCTTCGAGGTGGTCGGCATCGCGGATCCGCGGGTGCTCGCCGCGCGCGGCCGTCTGGCGAACCTGCTCTACTGA
- the frr gene encoding ribosome recycling factor — MIEEVFVDVKDRMAKAVEAAKEGFATVRTGRANPALLQNLQVDYYGTPTPLAQLASVQNQDARSLIITPYDKGAMKAIEQAIRDMPNLGANPSNDGNVIRVSLPELTEERRREFVKIVKARAEDARVAIRNVRRSGKDDLDVLKSEVGEDEVARAEKELESVTKQFIDQVDDALKRKEAELLEV; from the coding sequence GTGATCGAAGAGGTCTTCGTCGATGTCAAGGACCGCATGGCCAAGGCGGTCGAGGCTGCGAAGGAGGGCTTCGCCACGGTGCGCACCGGTCGCGCCAACCCCGCCCTGCTGCAGAACCTGCAGGTCGACTACTACGGCACCCCGACTCCACTGGCGCAGCTGGCGTCGGTGCAGAACCAGGATGCTCGCAGCCTGATCATCACCCCCTATGACAAGGGCGCGATGAAAGCCATCGAGCAGGCGATCCGCGACATGCCGAACCTCGGGGCCAACCCCTCGAACGACGGCAACGTGATCCGCGTCTCGCTGCCCGAGCTCACCGAGGAGCGCCGCAGGGAGTTCGTGAAGATCGTGAAGGCTCGCGCCGAGGACGCCCGCGTGGCGATCCGCAACGTGCGCCGCAGCGGCAAGGACGATCTCGACGTGCTCAAGAGCGAGGTCGGCGAGGACGAGGTGGCGCGCGCCGAGAAGGAGCTCGAGTCGGTGACCAAGCAGTTCATCGACCAGGTCGATGACGCGCTCAAGCGCAAAGAAGCCGAACTGCTGGAGGTCTAA
- a CDS encoding glycosyltransferase, translating to MRYVLAIAALVISGVLLLLGIGQRTFLAGPSEISFPVETNSEAGYALIDGTELAKVPGQANIVVRSEQAFVATGQTRDVEGWLEPYLHAELTVDKQQQRLLSALIAPAVVDAPEAGAEAETPQPRDPRGSDLWLEERSVDDEGAGADASTLRVPVSLGADQSVLIASNGEDPVPTDVSLVWAQDPNTPWAGPLLAAGGLFALAGAVMYLLAVDHNRRGLGPRRGRRGPLQGIRNAFSKPGAARGTAAPVDGADGGSGASGGGSASMRADRRTRLRRRLAIPALGAVAVIGLTGCSPSYWPQFGPETTQEETPAPTPSSAAPVPVTDGQLSRIVQRISNVANEADDALNVDLLGDRFVGDALAQRTANYTIRATMPDYSVIPPRITDDELDYELVQSTESWPRTLFVTVASTRGVDDPEDPVVEDADGEGSESEPTETAAASPSLALVLTQETPQDNYHVSRVIALRGGISMPQAAPAEEGTALLANDIESLVLPPGDVGAQFAAVLQGGPDVPEAEAFDIAEDTLLQNYGKTLAEQAQVQSDGKGQTMVYSVAARQGDEAPVALSTGVGGALVATTVIEEQIVDAAGGRYKPQANGAVTALSGLTGEQERLVQEVAHQLLFYVPSKTDGSKIQLLGVTSELVGVRN from the coding sequence GTGCGATATGTGCTCGCGATCGCAGCGCTGGTGATCTCCGGTGTTCTGCTGCTGCTGGGCATCGGCCAGCGCACCTTCCTCGCAGGCCCCTCCGAGATCAGCTTTCCGGTCGAGACCAACTCCGAGGCCGGCTACGCGCTCATCGACGGCACCGAGCTCGCCAAGGTGCCGGGCCAGGCCAACATCGTCGTGAGAAGCGAGCAGGCGTTCGTGGCAACCGGTCAGACCCGCGACGTCGAGGGCTGGCTCGAGCCCTACCTGCACGCCGAGCTCACGGTCGACAAGCAGCAGCAGCGCCTGCTGAGCGCCCTCATCGCCCCGGCCGTGGTCGACGCGCCCGAGGCGGGCGCCGAAGCCGAGACCCCGCAGCCGCGCGACCCCCGCGGCAGCGACCTGTGGCTCGAGGAGCGCTCGGTCGACGACGAGGGCGCCGGCGCCGACGCCAGCACCCTTCGCGTGCCCGTCTCGCTGGGCGCCGACCAGTCCGTGCTCATCGCGTCGAACGGAGAAGATCCCGTGCCCACCGATGTCTCGCTCGTGTGGGCGCAGGACCCCAACACCCCCTGGGCCGGCCCGCTGCTCGCGGCCGGCGGCCTGTTCGCGCTCGCGGGCGCGGTGATGTATCTGCTCGCCGTCGACCACAACCGACGTGGGCTCGGCCCGCGGCGCGGCCGTCGCGGCCCGCTGCAGGGCATCCGCAACGCGTTCTCCAAGCCCGGCGCCGCGCGCGGCACCGCTGCGCCCGTCGACGGAGCGGACGGCGGATCCGGGGCCTCCGGGGGCGGCAGCGCCTCGATGCGCGCCGATCGTCGCACCCGACTGCGGCGACGTCTCGCGATCCCGGCCCTCGGCGCGGTCGCGGTCATCGGGCTCACCGGCTGCTCGCCCAGCTACTGGCCCCAGTTCGGCCCCGAGACGACGCAGGAGGAGACCCCCGCGCCCACGCCCTCCTCAGCCGCACCGGTGCCCGTCACCGACGGGCAGCTCAGCCGCATCGTGCAGCGCATCTCGAACGTCGCGAACGAGGCCGACGACGCCCTGAACGTCGACCTGCTCGGCGACCGCTTCGTCGGAGACGCCCTCGCGCAGCGCACCGCCAACTACACGATCCGGGCCACCATGCCCGACTACAGCGTGATTCCTCCGCGCATCACCGACGACGAACTCGACTACGAACTCGTGCAGAGCACCGAGTCGTGGCCCCGCACCCTGTTCGTCACCGTGGCTTCGACGCGCGGCGTCGACGACCCCGAGGATCCGGTGGTCGAGGATGCCGACGGCGAGGGGTCCGAGAGCGAGCCGACCGAGACGGCCGCCGCGTCACCCTCGCTCGCCCTCGTGCTCACGCAGGAGACGCCGCAGGACAACTACCACGTGTCGCGGGTCATCGCGCTGCGCGGCGGCATCTCGATGCCGCAGGCGGCCCCCGCCGAGGAGGGCACGGCACTGCTCGCGAACGACATCGAGTCGCTCGTGCTGCCTCCGGGCGACGTGGGCGCGCAGTTCGCGGCAGTGCTGCAGGGCGGCCCCGACGTGCCCGAGGCCGAGGCCTTCGACATCGCAGAGGACACGCTGCTGCAGAACTACGGCAAGACCCTCGCGGAGCAGGCCCAGGTGCAGTCGGACGGCAAGGGGCAGACCATGGTCTACTCGGTCGCCGCGCGGCAGGGCGACGAGGCCCCCGTGGCGCTGTCGACCGGTGTGGGCGGGGCACTCGTGGCGACGACCGTGATCGAGGAGCAGATCGTCGACGCGGCCGGCGGCCGCTACAAGCCGCAGGCGAACGGCGCCGTGACGGCGCTCTCCGGGCTCACTGGGGAGCAGGAGAGACTCGTGCAGGAGGTCGCGCACCAGCTGCTCTTCTACGTGCCCAGCAAGACCGACGGAAGCAAGATCCAGTTGCTCGGTGTGACGAGCGAACTCGTGGGAGTGAGGAACTAG